TAAGCTGTTAATCTGACTTCGTAGGCCGGTCAGGAAACCTTCTGCTGACGGGCTGGTGTGTCCAGCTGTTGAGCCATTTTCTGCCTCTCGGCACAGTTTGATCAGAAGATTGCAGCAGCGACGCTGACTCCATCTTATCTTCTTCACCGTCTCTTTCACCTGGTTTTCTCCTCATAACTTCTGTCAGACATGGTTACGCCTCTGTTTCTGAAATATTTGCTCGTCTGTTCcttttaaaacactatttttaagTCTCATTATTGTTTCAATCTCTCAGCAACAGGTATGGCTTTTTAATAGCtcactttcctgttttttttttatcacctacGTAACATCCTCTTCCTGTTCTATTGTTACAACAAACTTTTACTGTGAACTGATGCTTTCTTTATCCTATAACTTAGTTTTATACCTTTTTGTGAATTCAGTTCAATTTTTCAAAATGAGACTCTGAAAACTaacaccttttatgactttcttttgatttatgttagcttttcatttcccctttgaATATGAATCTGTCCATAGTTTCTTCTCTCAGATGCAGATGTTAggatttgtttctgctctgcaCAGCTGCAGCTTCGGCTGAGTAAATGTACGAAGAACCTCCTGTTTCCTCTCAGATTTATTGTGTTGCTGCTGCGTCTCGCTGTGTTGTTTCCTGTCAGTCAGCAGACCAACACCACAATAAGAAAACAGGAGAGAGGAAGTCTTTCCTGAGAAACATTTGCCTTTTACAGAAATTCACTTCTTATCCGAATGAACCAGAGCATCTGTAACGGTTCGCTTCAGGCTGTTTTAGACATGATTTCTCCTCTAAATGCACAAAGATCCAAATAATGTATCATCTATATAAGAAGTTCAGCTCTTTCCCTTTGTATGGTTGTTGTGGAGCAGTGGTAGGGCAGCCATTTTGGGACcggaaggttgcaggtttgccaCGCCCATGTGTTGTGGTGAGAGAGCCGAAATGAATTCACTGAAACATACACCACATAATGACTTTAATTTTActgaagtatttattttttttctctgtttttcatgAAGTAAACAGAACAGCTCAATGTAATTTCAAAACTGTtcagtcagctgcttctgtGAGGAAGTAAACGTGTCCTTAATTCAAACCAAAACCAGCAAAAACTGCTTCaaagtcaggtttttttttaactaaaagaagTTTAGGGTGGCGTTCTCCCAgttttctagaaatgttttagAAGCTAGAAGTCCAGAAagagtttgattttaaacaaataaaacaaaagaacgatcaaagatgaaaaaagtgagaaaatttGAATCTTGGAGGAAAAACTGGATCCAAGCAGAAATCCTCAAACATTAACGGTTTTGTGAGTAAACTAAGAGGATAAAACGTCAAACAGCTGAGTgggaaagttttatttactaaaagttTTAACCTTCAGCTTATTGGAACTATTTcactgaaaacattcagctttttaaaaggcATGAGTTTAATAACACGCatccaaaaaatgtttatttttaactctttggtttgaaaaatgggccttttttttcagctgttagactaaatatataaatgaataaaatcagatttgatAAATATAATGATAAATATAGATCTAAATAATGCTTTATGTAACCTACgtttatattaaatgtttacacTTGAGTCATGCTGCTGGAGTGAAGATGTCGCCCTCAGTGATGGTTgtcattaaaagctgttttctgttgtttcctctCCTAAACGCCACGTCAGCCGCTTTATGTGGAACCTGTCTGAGCAAtcagagcttcattaaaaccaaacaagtgTCTGCAGGCTACAGCAGATGACAGACAGCATGTCGGGATGTTATCGCCCTGCTGCGCAGACGTGCAGCCATGCAGGCGCAGCAACGCCGCCGCCTGCACAGAGCTCAGCTTAGCAGGCGTGGTGGTGTCAGGCTGCAGCAGCCTGAAGGTATGAGAGGGAAACACAAGAAAGATCTGAGCAGGTTTCTTCACCTGGGCAGCAGATCAGTCAGATTTCTTAATGCTGAGAACATTCATCTtcagtttatcttgttttcccCCAATATTCACTTTAAATCGGTTCTcatgttttctgacagtttgaagGTGCAGCCTCGGAGGGGATTTCTCTGTCAATTATTTTTGTAAGAGTCTACTGAAATAGAAACCTAAATGCTGACAGCTGTGAGGTTGTTTATTTATGTCGTCAAGGAGACGCCGTCATTAACAAAACGCCTGAAACCTCACCTACACAGTCATGAATACCCGGCCTGATTTCAGACCTTTAAAACCTCCCACATGTCAGATTTCATCAGTGGTTCAAGTCTTTCCGTTGTTGCAGCCGTTAACCAACGTTTCCTTCGTacagtgtgtttctgttctgacACCAAAACTGGGGAAAAGCTTTTCTAACACGCAGGAAGGTCTTTGACTGACATGATATTCTTCATGAACTTGTGCAGAAGTGAAACGTTTGATTTTGCTGTAATGAATGATGCTTCACACCTGGCTGCACAAAGAACAGCTTACCTGCTTTTTCTAAACTAAATCCGCTGAAATACCATCAGTGAGGCGAACACgcctttaaatcaaataaagtgTTGGACTAAAGCACCGGAGAAACCTGATATTTCTGCGAAAACTCAGTGAAAGGGCTGAACGGCTACTGAAACTTGATGCAGATTAAATTGTTGACTGAATTTTTGGTTTAAACGAGCAGAACAGaaggtaaacaacaaaacagcagctacaaGTTAAATTCacttaaacaaaaacttacatttgCAAAACATCCTGATAGTAAAGCTGGAGCCACACATCCAGGCAGCGAGGCCTCTGAATAAAGGATGTTTGGCTTCAGAAACGGGTTATTTTCTGGCTGTGAACAACttttcctaaataaaatgtctctgaaagttaaaatacactcagtatttttttttaaactgagtcaCTGCtcagttttttctgcttttttatgtgttttgtttttcttctcatttggacatcaaattaaaaagaaaatcttagtTTAGCCTAAGGTTCTTATGagtaagcatttttttttactgcttcctaaacaaagattttcacttcccttttctttttgcctgaTTTTCACCTCCACGCTCTCTGTCGCCCCCAGGTGTTTGACAACTATGCAGTGACGGTGATGATCGGCGGGGAGCCGTACACCCTTGGACTCTTTGACACTGCAGGTGAAAATCCGTCTGCACGCGGTTCTTTAATTTAAGGATTGGGACATTTTAATATGATTGGAACAATAAGGTGgtggtaaatgtttttaaaataatataaagttTCCATCTGAAGCCGTAGAGTTCAGTAGTTAAAAGAGCAGATTTGTTTGTCTATATTATATTAGCTgaggttgtttttgtctcccCCTGCAGGTCAGGAGGACTACGACAGACTGAGACCCCTCAGCTACCCTCAGACCGACGTCTTCCTCGTCTGTTTCTCTGTCGTCTCACCTTCCTCCTTTGAAAACGTCAGAGAGAAGGTTTGCTTCGTTCTCACTCACATTTTTATGctcatttcagtaaaaatagTTTCATCTAAAAGGTTCAAATAAATGATCTGACATGTAAAAATGAGTTCACGCAGTTCTGCAGTTGTACACTTGAAATCTTGGGGTAAATCAGACCTGacccaaaacttttttttacagtgggTGCCGGAGATTTCCCACCACTGCCCCCGGACGCCCTTCCTGCTGGTCGGGACGCAGGTGGATCTGAGAGACGACAGCAACACCATGGAAAAACTAGCCAAGAACAAACagcgacctctgacctctgacagtGGAGAGAAGCTGGCCCGCGAGCTCAGAGCTGTTAAATACGTGGAGTGCTCGGCTCTGACGCAGgtagacaaacaaaaaaaacgagcCTCAGTGTTTATAACTGCTGTTGgtcatgtgtttaaaaaattaaaacaatatatatagCAACAACTTATCTAAAAAAACAGAGAATCAGCCTGTAATTATTGGGGTTCTTTGACATGTTGTACACATTGTAATAGACATGGACGtgtataaatcagtgtttattcatataaaataaGTCATTTCAGTTTAGAGATAACTGAAAAACAttgataattgttttataataaaaagccTAAAGAGTCCCACTTTTAGTccagaaagttttaaattatCAATGAATTATTCAACCTTGAGGGTTTCAGTTGACAGTTTCTTCAACTTATTCGGTcacaaattcaaacatttcttgccatttctgtagtttttgtgCGAGTTTCAGACGTTGTCTCCTTCTGTCTCGTTCTCAGAGAGGACTGAAGAACGTGTTCGACGAGGCCATCCTGGCAGCTCTGGAGCCCCCAGACATCAAGCCCAAAAAACGCTGCTTCCTCCTATAGACAcgcctgaggaagaggaggaggaggaggaggagaggtggaCAGGGAAGAGCTCATCCTGTCCGGGAGCCGAGGGAGGGAGCACCGAGGGGAGGGTGGGTGTTTAAACAGTGCCTTCAGCCGTAGTGACCTAACTTGGGTGTGGTGTTGGAACACGTTGAATTTCCTGTCGTTTAATATGACTAACATACATGAACTACACTCCTCACTAACAAGGAAACATGGTTTCTCACTGGGACGAGGCAGGTCAAACAATAAAGGCTTGAACCTCCCATTTCTTCAAGATGCAATAAAATGGAGTCCCGTTTACACCTGAAACTGCAAACAGACTCCAGGTTTGGAGAAATTTAGGCTCTGATgtccttaaaaaaaaggcaagaataAAAGACGTGCCACcatgttgtaaatgtttaaaacacctttttctTGATTGAATTCGAGCTTTTACTCCTGTGTAAACGAAACAAAACGCCAAAActgatttctctttttcttttctgcacttttaatagtttgtgagaaaaacatgtttaaaaaaaagtatttttctagggtttctttcttctgaaaagacaaaaaaaaatctatgcagaactgatttaatttaatttagttaaactggaaaaagtcactttttaaacctaaaaactgtttaaacacacattttacaccaagctttcagttcaaataaatctatGTGATATTTgttaattatataaataaaatgagtcgTAACAAAAACTCCCAGGAGCTGATTGGACGGTCagacatttaattattaattaataattaaataatctGTAATCTGATGTCATTGATGTGAAAAACAAGTGTGAGGTGAGTCGGAACAGAAATAAGCTTTTCTGACTTTAACTTTTTGTCAGAATATTTGCTTATTTGTGTTTCGttcatttaaaaccagaaaatctGAAAACGTCAGCGAGGAGGAGCTCCTCTGAAATCAAACatgacaacaaaataacatttttaaccaCAATTAGAGTCAAACCCAAatttgcactttaaaacaaaaagtttctttttctttttcctgacacCTTTGGGGCTGAATGACGAAACTGTTCAACCGGACATTTACTCATTTGtcagctttaatttttattcatgaatcaattaaaacttaaacttaaaatacGAACagagggtttgtttttcagagcaaACAACCTTCATGTACAAAACAAACTCCTGATAATCCCGGTTAATTTACAGTAAAGTCTTCTGACAACATTTCAATTATCATCTTTGACTCCAAACACCTGAGTTGCCTTaatttcctggttttatttcagctcttaTGAGTCTTAAACCTTGAGAAAACGTCTAATGTTGCTCTGAAAAACGCCTTAAACGAGACTGACGCCTTCAACTCAGTCTGATGCTGAAAGGTTCGGAgcagaagctttttttattcttagttttctaaatgaaatgatttttacTCTCAGGTTGTCCTGAGCTAAAAGCCTTAAGgggaaaaatcagattttaggGTTTTTAGGTCGACAGAAACCTCAGAATTTTTTTCTGGTGTCGTTTATCTTTTAAAGCCTTACAGCGTTTGTCTCTCATGACAAAAGTCTGAGGAGTTAAAGTCTACGACAAAATGGAGactgaaaggtcaaaggtcgtcAGAGCTTTTTGACCCTAACTCAGAAACCtgtgttgacctttgacctgatcTGAGCTCCTGTTCGTTCTGATGATGATGGATGATTACGAGTATtataccaattttttttttgtttctttgtttctgggGGAACAATCTTTCTTGCAGGTTTTTAGacactttgactttttatttctccttttttttttttttagatattttgtacttttgttgccaacagaTTCGTCTGGCTGATAAAACTGAAAGATCTTTATGATAAGTTTTCAACAGGCGaaagaatttatttaaagcaagaTTTATTTCTGTACTGAGATTTGAATGTTTGAAGTGGTGGGGGATTTGGAAATAAATTAGTACTTGAATGTCGTTTCATGCcgacttcattttatttgacagcattacttcttgttttggttccttttttttattgtgcagtttttttctgcaccaggcaaaaagtcaaaaatatgTCAGCATCTAGGGttttcatgctgtttttattttttaaattcaattttagtTAAACTATCCTGATTAGGATATAAAAAGAACTggaaaaagttaatttgttcaGTAAATCCTGAactaatgtttggttttttttaaaggttactTGTGTTTCCAGTCTTTAGGGTCTTAAAGGAAcagataaaaatatcaaattagtAACTATTTGCTGTTAAATAACGTTTTGAAAGCTGCTTTTGtaatttaagataaaataaattgataaatgaaataaaatatacactcaagataaatatttttatttttactattttcatCCAAGGCTTAAAACTAGTCCCattaattctgtttgtttttcatttattctgaaTATTAAAAGTAACTTCCATGTGATGCATTACCCTACAGTGAGCACCGGGAGGCGCTGTTCTCCTGGTTTTTTGTCCTCAGAGGATACAGTATGGAAATGACCTGGACTCATGTTTGATTGGCACTAAAATGGATTCTTCAGCCGTCGCCGCATGGAGGCGCAGAGCCGCTCGCTTCTTTGTCTGAGAGACGGCAGGAAAAGAAACCAAATCTGAACTAATCAACCGTTCGGCCACATCCCAACCTGTCCTCCCTGTCTCACCTGTGTCTCCTTCACGTCTTCAGGTCTCGTCTCTTTTGTCTCAGCTCTTTGTTGAGTCCTCAGCTTCATTTCTCCACATCTTCTGACTGCTCTCCGCTGCTGCTCCTGTCAGGATCCAtcattcagcttcttttagcagacctgacaaataaaacaaaaacaattctgaagaattttaaagcttttttagtCAGATTTAGTTCCGCACATTAAACCTCtgattaaataaactgtaaaaaaataaaaccatagtTAAATGTGGCTCATTTTTAAATCCACACTGAACTCCTGATGGCAGCttgtaatgtttaaataaaactaatatatgttaataaagagaaaacacaacttttggTTAATTTAGTCACAGTTTATTCAGCTTTTCTGGAGACGCTCCTTTCTGAGGATATTTGGGTTGTTTGTCAGTTAAAGCCTGAAACACAGATTTTTAGTTAGTTTCtgattttaattactttaagaACCTTTCTTTGAGCGGACCTGGGGTTGAActcaataaaaaatgtttggttttttagcAGCTTTGGCATCGTTCTGCTTTCAGAGACTCTTGAACAGAACGGTGTCcttcatgaggaaaaaaaaacccaacatttatTATGACTGAGCTTTATTATAAGAAACACCAACAGCTgttagtttctgctgctgaaacttTAATCATGATGGACCCTAAAGgctgaaggaatgcttgtcgcccaCCGCCCATCATCACAGATTTAAACTCAAATTATTTTATGATCATTAAGATTCAGTGTTGTCTCATGTCCGTcagctggggcggccatcttgaattggattgactctgaAGGTTAATCAGGTGCAGATGTTCATCTAATCGTTACTTTCTGATGGTTTCATTAACGtttgtccagcggttcatgagatattttgctaacagacaaactgggttgatgCTTGTTTTAAGGCAAACATGAGTGGCTGTCAGAGGACGTGTTGtcaacgactctcagctaccaccacgacAAATTTAGCTTGAaattggcagccatctttgtgtttcctcAGGTTGCTTTGAtacagcggccatcttgaaagtgGTCAGTTGTAGTTGCACATCCAGCGACTACTTTCTGCAAGCTTCATTAcagttcattagatattttactaacagacagacactcatACAACTTAAAAACATTAGCTGATAGTTttataaatagtatttttgttttgataaataaataaaatcactgaaaacattCAGTCCAACTTCTGCCTCTTGTTGGTAAAAAGTAAACTTCTGCTGACTCagactgtttgttgttgtctgtaAGTAAAGTTAAACTTGAACAAGTTAagatcagtttcagtttcagcacaAGGAGACCTTGTCTTCTTGCTGACAGTTTGACTCCTCTGTTGAATATTATTGGATGTCCACCTGACCTCATTATAAGTGCGTTGCCACGGGCGACCAACgtggggaagaagaagaaggagggggTGAGGGATCAGAGAGCATTGCATTATGGGAAAGAAATCTGacctctcccttttttttttttcttcttcttagaGGACGCCCACGTGCACGCattcagccacacacacacactcacacacacacacagagtttgtCTAAACAAAGATGCATTCTAGAAGAGAAAGCGTTCATCAGGCCTTGTTATTGTGTTTGTGAACGACACTTTgtttgagaagaaaacagagacacacacatgcatacagtCGATGAAGAACACGCTGTGTTCCTCAGTTTTACTCAAACCTTACCTGATTTATAGGCCGCCTAGCTGTACTTAAAGCTGTCCTTAAAGGAtctaaaggcctagctttccttgaaggaatgcatatcgagTTTCAGACAAGACTCACCTGACGCTGAGAGGAAGTTTAAACTGTTTcggtcaaaacttaaaaaatcgatgtcatgctcagagtgtgtgttggggacgactctcagctaccattaAAGCCATTAAGGTGTAggctaaagtcagttagctgtggcggccatcttgaactgtgttgaGTTTAAAgggtaatgagttgtagacgtaaATCCAGGGATTAGtctctgtaagtttcattaaaactgcctgctggttcaggagatattttgataacacacaaacacacacacacacacagacaggagcaAAACATTGTCTGCCTTCAGCGGTGGGTGATAGCTACACAATGTTATgtgtaaaagtgacaaaactttAAACTATTAAGTCACAAAAACGAAAGAGTCACAGTTATTCacataaagtaataaaagttaCATCTGACACACAGTAAATGTGACACAACAGTTGTGTTTATATTAGTGTAAGTTTTTCATGTGGGACTGTTTACAATAATCAATACTtgccttggtcttcatgatgatGAATGATTTTGTGAGTTTTGTGAAGTAATTTGCTTCTCACTGACgtatgaagaaaatattttctgatcTTCAGGTGTGAacaaagtttaactttttgtttctttatggagttgtgtttctaatttttactcatttaacAGTAATTCATGtagtcttgtgttttttgtcaaagtgtaactttatttgtgtgtttgcgtgATTTTTTCCTTGTGTATATGTTATATTTCctcgttttgtgtgtctgtgatgttgcattttttaatgtaaactgttgcgtttgtgttgttttgtgtcttcCTGTGTCATGTTCCCATTTTAAGCCACtgtggttttgtgtttgcatgttttctctgccttttaTAGTTGCCATTGATGAGTGTGTACTTTCATTTCTGTAgatttgttttaccttttaggatcttttctttttttagtctttaacttaaatcttgtgttttttctttttgtgagcGCTTTGTGCGGAGTGTATCCCACCATTTCTACAGAGTggacttttgtttgtgtgtgtgtgtgtgtgtgtgtgtgtgtgtatgtaaacaCGTTAACCtgtaattttgtgtgtgtgagtgtttttgtacagtgtacAGTGAAACACACATGGTGGT
The DNA window shown above is from Kryptolebias marmoratus isolate JLee-2015 linkage group LG5, ASM164957v2, whole genome shotgun sequence and carries:
- the LOC108242678 gene encoding cell division control protein 42 homolog — protein: MQTIKCVVVGDGAVGKTCLLISYTTNKFPSEYVPTVFDNYAVTVMIGGEPYTLGLFDTAGQEDYDRLRPLSYPQTDVFLVCFSVVSPSSFENVREKWVPEISHHCPRTPFLLVGTQVDLRDDSNTMEKLAKNKQRPLTSDSGEKLARELRAVKYVECSALTQRGLKNVFDEAILAALEPPDIKPKKRCFLL